A window from Citrus sinensis cultivar Valencia sweet orange chromosome 3, DVS_A1.0, whole genome shotgun sequence encodes these proteins:
- the LOC102624890 gene encoding iron-sulfur protein required for NADH dehydrogenase, mitochondrial isoform X1 has translation MKNSFRIFTRLGGVRYYAAFGSKDLKIDGVKDVIAVASGKGGVGKSTTAVNLAVALASKCQLKVGLLDADVYGPSVPMMMKIDQKPEVTKDMKMVPIENYGVKCMSMGFLVPSSSPVVWRGPMVMSALRKMSREVDWGNLDILVIDMPPGTGDAQLTTTQTLQLSGALIVSTPQDVALIDARKGITMFSKVQVPILGLVENMSCFICPHCSEPSFIFGKGGTHRTAAEMGLKVIGEIPIEMDIRKGSDDGVPVVISAPDSIVSRAYGEVAVNVVNRLQELAKEQEHPESNSTRFS, from the exons ATGAAGAATTCCTTTCGGATTTTCACT AGGCTTGGCGGTGTTAGATATTACGCTGCGTTTGGTAGTAAGGACCTTAAGATAGATGGCGTTAAGGATGTTATAGCCGTTGCTTCCGGTAAAGGCGGCGTCGGCAAGTCCACCACTGCTg TTAATTTGGCCGTTGCACTTGCTAGCAAATGTCAATTAAAGGTTGGTTTGCTTGATGCGGATGTCTATGGACCGTCCGTTCcaatgatgatgaaaattgatcAAAAACCAGAAGTCACTAAAG ATATGAAGATGGTTCCTATTGAAAATTATGGAGTTAAGTGTATGTCAATGGGATTTCTAGTGCCAAGCAGTAGTCCAGTTGTGTGGAGAGGTCCTATG GTAATGAGTGCTCTACGTAAAATGTCTAGGGAAGTTGATTGGGGAAATCTTGACATTCTTGTGATAGATATGCCTCCTGGAACTGGTGATGCTCAGTTAACTACAACTCAGACGCTGCAATTATCAG GTGCATTGATTGTCTCAACTCCGCAAGATGTTGCATTAATAGATGCTCGTAAAGGAATTACAATGTTCTCTAAAGTTCAAGTTCCT ATTTTGGGGCTTGTAGAAAACATGAGCTGCTTCATATGTCCACACTGTAGCGAACCATCATTCATTTTTGGGAAGGGAGGAACTCATAGGACAGCTGCTGAAATGGGTCTAAAAGTCATTGGTGag ATACCTATAGAAATGGATATACGTAAAGGTTCTGATGACGGTGTCCCTGTAGTAATATCAGCACCTGATTCAATTGTCTCCAGAGCTTATGGTGAAGTAGCTGTTAACGTGGTCAACAGACTCCAGGAGCTAGCAAAAGAACAAGAACATCCAGAGAGTAATTCTACGAGGTTTTCTTAA
- the LOC102624890 gene encoding iron-sulfur protein required for NADH dehydrogenase, mitochondrial isoform X2, which yields MKNSFRIFTRLGGVRYYAAFGSKDLKIDGVKDVIAVASGKGGVGKSTTAVNLAVALASKCQLKVGLLDADVYGPSVPMMMKIDQKPEVTKDMKMVPIENYGVKCMSMGFLVPSSSPVVWRGPMVMSALRKMSREVDWGNLDILVIDMPPGTGDAQLTTTQTLQLSGALIVSTPQDVALIDARKGITMFSKVQVPILGLVENMSCFICPHCSEPSFIFGKGGTHRTAAEMGLKVIDTYRNGYT from the exons ATGAAGAATTCCTTTCGGATTTTCACT AGGCTTGGCGGTGTTAGATATTACGCTGCGTTTGGTAGTAAGGACCTTAAGATAGATGGCGTTAAGGATGTTATAGCCGTTGCTTCCGGTAAAGGCGGCGTCGGCAAGTCCACCACTGCTg TTAATTTGGCCGTTGCACTTGCTAGCAAATGTCAATTAAAGGTTGGTTTGCTTGATGCGGATGTCTATGGACCGTCCGTTCcaatgatgatgaaaattgatcAAAAACCAGAAGTCACTAAAG ATATGAAGATGGTTCCTATTGAAAATTATGGAGTTAAGTGTATGTCAATGGGATTTCTAGTGCCAAGCAGTAGTCCAGTTGTGTGGAGAGGTCCTATG GTAATGAGTGCTCTACGTAAAATGTCTAGGGAAGTTGATTGGGGAAATCTTGACATTCTTGTGATAGATATGCCTCCTGGAACTGGTGATGCTCAGTTAACTACAACTCAGACGCTGCAATTATCAG GTGCATTGATTGTCTCAACTCCGCAAGATGTTGCATTAATAGATGCTCGTAAAGGAATTACAATGTTCTCTAAAGTTCAAGTTCCT ATTTTGGGGCTTGTAGAAAACATGAGCTGCTTCATATGTCCACACTGTAGCGAACCATCATTCATTTTTGGGAAGGGAGGAACTCATAGGACAGCTGCTGAAATGGGTCTAAAAGTCATTG ATACCTATAGAAATGGATATACGTAA
- the LOC102625357 gene encoding uncharacterized protein LOC102625357 isoform X1, with amino-acid sequence MQLQTITLKSTLLDHVPSPQSIFPQNPRLTTTVTLPIFPPFPIKSWRNSILHCNGTGVSAPSNSQNGTAHDWKLRSSGVKSIDVATLGNLCVDIVLNVPQLPPPSRDARKAYMDQLSASPPDKQYWEAGGNCNVAIAAARLGLDCVTIGHVGNEIYGRFLLDVLQDEGIGMVGMSEDTDGVDTSSASYETLLCWVLVDPSQRHGFCSRADFSKEPAFSWMNKLSAEVKTAIKHSKVLFCNGYGFDELSPALIISALEYAAQVGTSIFFDPGPRGKSLSSGTPEEQRALSYFLSTSDVLLLTSDEAESLTGLRNPITAGQELLRKGLRTKWVVVKMGPRGSILVTKSSISCAPAFKVNVTDTVGCGDSFVAAVAFGFIHNMPTVNTLTIANAVGAATAMGCGAGRNVATLERVIELMRASNLNEDNAFWNELLDQNVNAENITFLSRFGINGSSNSLNHVNLQKVVSELLPKLEYSQLEGKVPS; translated from the exons ATGCAGCTCCAAACAATAACTCTCAAATCCACTCTTCTTGACCATGTCCCCTCACCGCAGTCAATTTTCCCCCAAAACCCTAGACTAACAACCACCGTAACCCTCCCTATTTTCCCGCCATTTCCAATTAAGTCATGGCGTAATTCTATCCTCCACTGCAACGGTACCGGTGTCTCCGCCCCCAGCAATTCCCAAAACGGCACCGCTCACGATTGGAAATTGAGAAGCTCCGGAGTAAAGAGCATCGATGTTGCGACTCTGGGTAATCTCTGCGTTGATATCGTTCTCAATGTTCCCCAATTGCCGCCACCTTCTCGCGACGCCCGCAAAGCCTATATGGACCAGCTCTCCGCCTCTCCTCCAGATAAG CAATACTGGGAAGCTGGTGGAAACTGCAATGTGGCTATCGCCGCTGCAAGATTGGGACTTGATTGTGTTACAATTGGTCATGTGGGTAATGAAATATACGGAAGATTCCTGCTTGATGTGCTTCAGGATGAGGGAATTGGTATGGTTGGTATGAGTGAGGATACCGACGGTGTTGACACTTCTAGTGCTTCGTATGAAACCCTTCTGTGTTGGGTTCTGGTGGACCCTTCGCAGAGACATGGCTTTTGCAG TCGAGCCGATTTTAGTAAGGAGCCTGCATTCAGTTGGATGAACAAGCTGTCTGCAGAAGTAAAGACAGCCATTAAACACTCAAAAGTCCTGTTCTGTAATGGTTATGGCTTTGACGAGCTCTCCCCTGCTCTGATAATATCAGCCCTGGAGTATGCTGCTCAAGTTGGGACATCTATATTTTTTGATCCTGGACCACGTGGAAAGAGTCTTTCTAGCGGAACACCTGAAGAACAAAGAGCACTTAGCTATTTCTTGAGTACGAGTGATGTTCTTCTTCTAACTTCTGATGAG GCTGAATCATTGACTGGCTTAAGGAACCCAATAACCGCAGGGCAGGAGTTACTGAGGAAGGGGCTGCGCACAAAGTGGGTTGTTGTTAAAATGGGTCCCAGGGGTTCAATTTTAGTTACGAAGTCAAGTATATCATGTGCACCTGCTTTCAAG GTGAATGTGACTGATACTGTTGGATGTGGAGATAGCTTTGTGGCTGCTGTTGCATTTGGTTTTATACATAATATGCCCACAGTTAATACATTAACAATTGCAAATGCAGTAGGTGCTGCAACTGCAATGGGTTGTGGTGCTGGTAGGAATGTGGCAACCTTGGAGCGAGTAATAGAACTTATGAGAGCATCCAACCTCAATGAGGATAATGCATTTTGGAATGAACTACTTGATCAGAACGTAAACGCtgaaaatattacatttctTTCAAGGTTCGGCATAAATGGAAGCAGCAACTCCCTGAACCATGTGAATCTACAAAAAGTGGTTTCGGAATTGTTACCTAAGCTTGAATACTCGCAGTTAGAGGGAAAAGTGCCATCTTGA
- the LOC102625357 gene encoding uncharacterized protein LOC102625357 isoform X2, producing MQLQTITLKSTLLDHVPSPQSIFPQNPRLTTTVTLPIFPPFPIKSWRNSILHCNGTGVSAPSNSQNGTAHDWKLRSSGVKSIDVATLGNLCVDIVLNVPQLPPPSRDARKAYMDQLSASPPDKQYWEAGGNCNVAIAAARLGLDCVTIGHVGNEIYGRFLLDVLQDEGIGMVGMSEDTDGVDTSSASYETLLCWVLVDPSQRHGFCSRADFSKEPAFSWMNKLSAEVKTAIKHSKVLFCNGYGFDELSPALIISALEYAAQVGTSIFFDPGPRGKSLSSGTPEEQRALSYFLSTSDVLLLTSDEAESLTGLRNPITAGQELLRKGLRTKWVVVKMGPRGSILVTKSSISCAPAFK from the exons ATGCAGCTCCAAACAATAACTCTCAAATCCACTCTTCTTGACCATGTCCCCTCACCGCAGTCAATTTTCCCCCAAAACCCTAGACTAACAACCACCGTAACCCTCCCTATTTTCCCGCCATTTCCAATTAAGTCATGGCGTAATTCTATCCTCCACTGCAACGGTACCGGTGTCTCCGCCCCCAGCAATTCCCAAAACGGCACCGCTCACGATTGGAAATTGAGAAGCTCCGGAGTAAAGAGCATCGATGTTGCGACTCTGGGTAATCTCTGCGTTGATATCGTTCTCAATGTTCCCCAATTGCCGCCACCTTCTCGCGACGCCCGCAAAGCCTATATGGACCAGCTCTCCGCCTCTCCTCCAGATAAG CAATACTGGGAAGCTGGTGGAAACTGCAATGTGGCTATCGCCGCTGCAAGATTGGGACTTGATTGTGTTACAATTGGTCATGTGGGTAATGAAATATACGGAAGATTCCTGCTTGATGTGCTTCAGGATGAGGGAATTGGTATGGTTGGTATGAGTGAGGATACCGACGGTGTTGACACTTCTAGTGCTTCGTATGAAACCCTTCTGTGTTGGGTTCTGGTGGACCCTTCGCAGAGACATGGCTTTTGCAG TCGAGCCGATTTTAGTAAGGAGCCTGCATTCAGTTGGATGAACAAGCTGTCTGCAGAAGTAAAGACAGCCATTAAACACTCAAAAGTCCTGTTCTGTAATGGTTATGGCTTTGACGAGCTCTCCCCTGCTCTGATAATATCAGCCCTGGAGTATGCTGCTCAAGTTGGGACATCTATATTTTTTGATCCTGGACCACGTGGAAAGAGTCTTTCTAGCGGAACACCTGAAGAACAAAGAGCACTTAGCTATTTCTTGAGTACGAGTGATGTTCTTCTTCTAACTTCTGATGAG GCTGAATCATTGACTGGCTTAAGGAACCCAATAACCGCAGGGCAGGAGTTACTGAGGAAGGGGCTGCGCACAAAGTGGGTTGTTGTTAAAATGGGTCCCAGGGGTTCAATTTTAGTTACGAAGTCAAGTATATCATGTGCACCTGCTTTCAAG TAG